Within the Drosophila gunungcola strain Sukarami unplaced genomic scaffold, Dgunungcola_SK_2 000331F, whole genome shotgun sequence genome, the region GTTCTTGTGCGGggggcaaaataaataactccCCCGTCCAGACTAAAAAGATAAGGTCTCTGCGTAGACCATAGCTAAGATTAGAATAAGATTTTCACATAAGTTTCTTGTaaagaagttttaaataaaatgaaacagTTTCAACACAGAACTCAAACAAAAaggttgtatttatttactaacCTTAACATTTTGGTCCTACGAGCAACTCTACAGTTTTCCCCCACCAGTGGTAAGAGACTTAGAGGAAAGCCAGCACCTTAATTGACTCTTGTTTTCCCCTTTATGGTAAGAAACAgagtataaattttaaaagcaaaaggaCAAATAAGAGTCcttattgtttaaaacaattttcaaaaataataaaaaaataaaaaaaatttttgtgaaattgtgGTCGAGAAATCGacaagttaaattaaaaaaaaaaatataataaattgtcttcaaacaattttattttgaggcGTTTTGGGgccttacaaaaaaaaaagtgattaattaaaatcaggCGTATTCGAGGCCACACAtcgaaaaagtgaaaaaaaaagtatatatatatatatatatttaaactatcagtgacaaaaaataaatattaaaaaaaaacccaatcttaactgttcaaaaataaataaataaaaagatttaaaaaaaaaaaaaccttaaatcatctttaaaaacaacgaagACCCTCAAAGAGACGACAACTGAAGGAAGGCCAGCAGGATCAACAACAGGAGCGGCAACAGAAACAAGgacaacggcagcagcagcaacaacgaccatcagcaacaacaaccgcaACAACAAGCGCattagcaacaacaaacaactaCAACGGCGACAACGGCAGTGACGACAACAAAGACACCAGCTAAgttaatcttaaaatttatttttattagttacgaacattttaatattaagaaaagaTAAATCCGTTTAGACGCTCTCGAGTTTTAACGAacagcaatttatttttatatatatacatatccAAAACTAAAGTCAAAACCATGTTGTCCGCTGAAACTATTGCCTAAATAAAAAGGCAAGtagaaattacaaaactaatTCATACCCTTAAAGAGCTACCTAGTctatcatttaaatatttgaaacagTATGAGGAATTAAGGTCCGAATGTGTTCAAAATCATTCGGTTTTGGTTCAAATTGGAGTAGTCGATCATGACTACTTCAAGAAGAATCATTATGAGAAAGTGATGATAGATCTCTCAAACATAAAAGATAGGAAAAATAGGGTTTTAAACAAAGCTGACGAAGTTGACTTAGAGGCCAGTAGTTCTAAAGTTGTCAATAAATTAGATAGGGCAATAGTACAGGTACGGGAATACTTAAAAGAAACTTTTGAAGATATTAAGCTAGACAATGTTTCAACTTTTGAGATTAGAGTCCAGAAATTAGAATTTTATTGGACAAAAATAGTAGGTCTTAAACAAGTCGACCAAGTAGATGTCACTGAAAGGGGTTATGACGAGGAGTTGAACGAGTTAGAGTTCGACATCTCGTCAATAACCAacacaatgaaaaaaaaaatcgaacaaATTGTGCCCGGAAAGGTTAACGTTGGAAATCATAAAATTGATGCTTTGCCAACGTTACCTAAAATTCAGGTACCCACGTTCTATGGAGATTCCAAAGACTGGGACCTGTTTTATGAGTTGTTTAATGAACTCATTCATTTAAGAGAGGATCTAAGTCCTTCTTTTAAGTTCAGTTACCTTAAGATCTCACTTAAGGGAGAAGCCAGAAATGTGGTTTCTCACTTATTGTTGGGATCTGGGGAAAATTATGAGGCCGCTTGGGAGTTATTAACCAAGCGgtacgaaaataaaaggaaaattttttCCGATCAATTAAACCGCCTTCTGGATCTTCAAATCGTAAATGTTGATTCAGTTAggcaactaaaaatatttattgacacGATTAACGAGTCAATACATATGATAAAATTGAAGGCACAACTTTCTGATGAAGTGGATATTATGTTTGCACACATAATAATTAGGAAGTTTAACAAAGAAGCTCTTCAACTATATGAGAGCcatgttaaaaaaactaaagagaTTCAAGCGTTATCGGACGTCATTGAATTTTTAGAGCAACGGCTAAGTTCGATAAGCTCAGTTCAGGATGAAAAgcctgtaaaaaaaatatatagtagCAATATAAGAGAATTAGCTACTAATAATTGTCCCATATGTAAAATTTCGGGACATTTTATATTCCAGTGTCAGAAATTTAAGGTTTTAAATCCATCAGAAAGGatggaaaaagtaaaaaatgctCATTTGTGTTTCAAATGTCTGAAACactcatttaataaaaaatgtcaaagCGACATTTCATGTTCTATTTGCAAGAAAAATCACCACAGCATGCTACATATAACTTATAACGTTAaccaaaaattagaaaaggtTAACACTTGCAGGACATCCGAACAGGCGTTGCTTGCTACAGGACGCGTTCAAATAAAATCCTCGAATGGAGGGTTTGAAAATTTCAGAGCTTTGATTGACAGTGGTTCTCAAAGCACCATAATTTCTGAAGAATCTGTGCAGAttctaaaattacaaaaaattcgaTCTCAAACAGAGATCAGTGGAGTATCCTCCACAGGAAAGTGCATCTCGAAGCACAAAATTctttcaattaaatgtaatgcttcccaaaaaattttaaaagttgaagCATTAGTACTCCCAAAACTTATGAGGGCTCTCCCAGCCCACAAAGTTAATgttgacaaaacaaaatgggaaaaatataatttggacGACCCCGACTTTAATAAGCCGGGGCGTGTAGATCTAATTATTGGAGCAGATCTATATACTGACATTCTACAGAGTGGAGTGGTCAAAATAAATGGCCTCCTCGGCCAAAAAACCGATTTCGGGTGGATTATCTCTGGATGTAAAAAATCAAAGGGACAGAAGACAATTGTAGCAACCACCATAGAATTAAAAGATATGGATCGGTATTGGGAAGTAGAGGATGAAGATAAAAATGATATCGAATCTGAAATATgtgaaaataatttcataaaaactacaaaGATAGATACATTGTGTCAATTCCATTTAAAGATGATGTTACCTTAGGAGATAACAAAGTGCTTGCTATTACGGAAAATGAAAGCGTTAAAACTCTTGGGCTTCAATGGGAACcccaaaaagatttatttaaatttaaagtaaattgcGGGGAATCCAAAAAGACTAACAAAAGGGTAGTGTTATCGAcattatcaaaaatttatgATCCCCTAGGATGGCTGGCTCCTGTCACTGTTTTAGGaaagctttttattcaaaaattatggATTAATAAAAGTGAGTGGGATCAGGAGTTATCCAAGGAAGACAAAGATTATTGggaaaattataaagaaagTTTGTTATCTTTAGAAAAGATTCGAATCCCAAGATGGATTAGTTCTAAGAATTGTTTGGGGATACAACTTCATGGATTTGCGGACGCTTCCGAAAAGGCATATGCAGCCGTAGTATATGCTAAGGTAGGAAATTCTGTGAATATAATAGCCAGCAAAAGTAAGGTcaatccaattaaaaatagaaaaactatTCCCAAACTAGAGTTATGTGCAGCTCATTTACTTAGTGGATTGATCAAAAGATTTAATGAATCCATTGATAATACAGTGGAAATCTACGCTTGGAGTGATTCCACTATCACTTTAGCATGGATAAACAATGGAGATAGCAAAGTCAAGTTTATTAGACGAAGAACAGATGACATTCGTAAACTAAAGAATACCAAATGGAATCATGTGAAGTCTGAAGAAAATCCTGCAGATTTAGCATCAAGGGGAATTAGTTCTAGCCAATTAGTTAACTGTGATCTTTGGTGGAAAGGTCCGAAGTGGTTATCTGAGCCACAGGAGCAATGGCCTCACCAGGAATCCACAGGAGAAATTGTCttgataaattcaattttaaacaataaaaccgATAAtcctattttaatttactggAGAGGTTTTCCAGTATTGAAAAGATTATACGAGTAATAGTATACATAAATAGATTCATTCAAatcaagataaaaaaaaaaatcctatcCTGCCTTCCTATCTGTAAAAGAGTTAAAACTAGCTGAAAAGATTGTTATAAGAAAGCAACAAGAATATCAATTCAGCCAAGAAATAAAgtgcttaaaaacaaataaggaAATTAAGACAAATAATAGGATATTGTCGTTAAATCCGTTTTTAGATAATGATGGTATTCTGCGAGTGGGAGGAAGACTAGAAAACTCCGGTGcagaatttaaagttaaacacCCAATAATCTTGGACAAATGCCATTTAACTAACTTGTTGATAAAAAATGCTCATAATGAAACTTTGCATGGAGGAATAAACCTAATGCGAAATTATATCCAAAGAAAGTATTGGATTTTTGGgttaaaaaattcattaaaaaagtatttaaaagaatGTGTCAAGTGTGCGagatacaaacaaaatacagCTCAACAAATAATGGGCAACCTGCCTAGATACAGAGTTACGATGTCGTacccattttttaataatggaATAGATTACGCAGGTCCTTATTTCGTTAAATGTTCCAAGAATCGTGGACTAAAGACGTATAAGGGATACATTGCCGTATTTGTTTGTATGGCCACCAAAGCCATACATCTAGAAATGGTTAGTGATTTAACCTCGGAAGCATTTCTAGCAGCACTAAGAAGATTTATTGCTAGAAGAGGTAAATGTGCTAATATTTATTCGGATAACGGAACTAATTTCGTAGGAGCCTCAAGAAAATTAGATCAAGATTTAGTTAAAGCAATCAAGGAAAATACAATGATTGCCGCGCAGCTCGAAAAAGATAGAATTGATTGGCATTTTATCCCCCCGGCAGGACCTCACTTCGGAGGTATTTGGGAAGCTGGAGTTAAATCCATAAAAAACCATCTGAAACGGGTAATCGGGGAAAATAGTCTGACATACGAAGAAATGTCAACACTTTTATGTCAGATAGAAGCATGCTTAAATTCAAGACCATTGTATACccatgaaaatgaaattgatcAAGATGAAGTCCTAACACCAGGACATTTCTTGATTGGTAGACCACCGCTAG harbors:
- the LOC128266097 gene encoding uncharacterized protein LOC128266097; amino-acid sequence: MKKKIEQIVPGKVNVGNHKIDALPTLPKIQVPTFYGDSKDWDLFYELFNELIHLREDLSPSFKFSYLKISLKGEARNVVSHLLLGSGENYEAAWELLTKRYENKRKIFSDQLNRLLDLQIVNVDSVRQLKIFIDTINESIHMIKLKAQLSDEVDIMFAHIIIRKFNKEALQLYESHVKKTKEIQALSDVIEFLEQRLSSISSVQDEKPVKKIYSSNIRELATNNCPICKISGHFIFQCQKFKVLNPSERMEKVKNAHLCFKCLKHSFNKKCQSDISCSICKKNHHSMLHITYNVNQKLEKVNTCRTSEQALLATGRVQIKSSNGGFENFRALIDSGSQSTIISEESVQILKLQKIRSQTEISGVSSTGKCISKHKILSIKCNASQKILKVEALVLPKLMRALPAHKVNVDKTKWEKYNLDDPDFNKPGRVDLIIGADLYTDILQSGVVKINGLLGQKTDFGWIISGCKKSKGQKTIVATTIELKDMDRYWEVEDEDKNDIESEICENNFIKTTKIDTLCQFHLKMMLP